The genomic DNA TGAAGACTCCGTGGTGCATAATCCTCCATTGCCCTTCTCGGAAGAGTACGATAGCTTCAAAGCTAACAGGGAAGCTAAGTTAGAGGAGTGGTTAGAAGGAAATGGGAAGCGAGATAATGTCAATGGAGCATCTGCTTAATGTTTTATAACCTTCTGTCACTGGTGACTGCAAACAATTGGTTGATTGTACAGATTTTTCATGTTGAGTGTGGCTGCTCAATCTCGAGTAATTCGCGTGTGTTTTGTAGATTGTATATTAGAGATCAAGATTGCCTTTGAGTGGCTTGCGCGGTGCAAATATCATCAATATCTGTATCTAATTTACACCTAAATTCATGTAATGAAACTGTTTACAATTTGCAAGAGATGCTTTAAACAAATACTACAATTTTTTTGTTCAGGAATTACTATTACGAATTCTATATTAATACAGTGAgacttatcaaaaaatatattaatacagtgagtaaatatgaaaatggATTTCGAATTTgtactaaataaaaaaaattactgcagttttatttttaaaaaaatgattcaCATGCGATTAATCCTACATTGTTCTGCTGTACAGCAAATAGTGCTTATTGTTAGGTTTAGAGTGCGGTCTTGAATAGGTGTACttacacattttttttatggaattAAAAGCACTTTGCCCCCAAATTATGGGGTGAAATTGGGTTTACCTCATGACATTCAAGAATTTGCAAACTACCTCCCCacctaatttaaaaataagcaAAGTGACTCCTATGTTAAATTCCGGCCACACTTCCGACCAACAAAGCTCACATGccattttaaaaacaaaattaatatgtcggttaattaattgatatctagaaaaaggtaaatttgattaaaaaaactgagatttgaggaaaaaaattacgGCATTAATCATGTCTGCCACCCCATTGTAGCTCTCCTTCTCACCAGGAAAAAAACCCGCCACTTCCACCATCTTGTAAGCAACCCCGAAACCGGAACCTTCTCGCTGGCGACTAGATGAAGACCcaaccaattaattaattaatgatggAGAACttgttatataataaaaatctaaTATGAGAATAGCTTTATTTTGTTGTATCATCAAGTGTTCCTTTTGTTTCGGGAGTGTTTTTCTCCAAGTTATTTCAGTCCATACCTCAGATAAGAATAAAGAAGCTACTATCTTGCATTCATGACGAAATCAGAAACGATCTTGTTGGCATAGAAGGCTAATCATCCTACAAGAAACCACCTTAACTGCTTCGACATATAAGCAGAGCAGTTGTGTTTAATCATAGGGATTGAAGACACTTTAATCAAAACCATGGTCAGTTCAAGCAGATTTCATCATTTCCGGTCCAATTTGTCTAAACAAACCCTCAAAGAAAAAGCTCAGGACTTGCTTCCAACTTCCATATAACAACAAGAACCGATTGAGGTGGAATCATTTGGATGAAGGGGAAATTTGGTTGCctaattttttccatttgcaAATAAATATCATCATTTAttggaattaatttttttccttttaaaaatgACATGTGATTGGTATGTGAGCTCTTTTGGTCGGAATTGTGGCCATAATTCAATCGAGGAGTCACCTTgattatttttgaattaggTCGGGACGTACTTTGCAAAATCTTGAAGGTCGGGAGGCAAACCCAATTACATCCCATAGTTCGGGGGGCAAAGTGCTTTTGactcttttttatatttgattaatGAAAGTTCTGAACACTTGTCAACGAGAAAAGAAAACTCCTACATTGTACTCGTAAATTCTCAAAACAAACATTTATTTCGGTCATTAATAGAATTTCTACCggaagataattaattatacatataaaagTTTAAAGCAAAGATAAGGGGGAAAATGATTACTTATATTAtgattgaaattaattatcaaaaattaCTAATTTTATGAACTCATcgatatatttaaaaaaattaaaataaagtatTAAGAGCtacatatttatttgtaattttaagaTTTATTCATCAAATAGTATTGTAATTCTTTTAAATACTTTATATTAgtagaaataaatttattggattcaactcaacttttAGGACCATtgctataattttttaaattttcacgtaaatattttaaataaggTGAAAAAGATTTGACGACGTTTACCTCCACGTTAGCACCGGTTAACGGTCAGTCATGATTTGGATCACAAGTGCATAACAGAGTAAACTTTTAGGACtgtaaaaatcaaaataaaacttataggactcaacattaaaaaaaaattatgggatcttttttgtaattctcctgtttcattattattgcaattaaattttaagtttATTCTTATTGTATTGTATTCCATGTAAATTgtgttattttaattattatcattgtGTTAAGCTCAAAAATAATGAGAAATCATTCTTATTACATTGGAATGAAGATTAAAAATGGTACATTACGATGCATACACGGaacttaaaaaataatgagatAACACTAATAACATTGCAGCATTGTGAAACTTCAACATATCATACGTCACTAAATATCATTATTCATCATAAATGTGATTGAGctagtttctctctctcattccTTTTGTACAGCAACTGTGGTATTAttcaatataaaaagaataatagcACCCTAACCCGACCACGAATTATCTTAGCTACCGAATCATCTCTTGGTACCACTTCGTTTGCTACTCTCTTGTCCCCTCTGAGCAGATTGAAGGAAACTCCTCTCATCCTTTCTACCCCTACAAGTGAACAAACAATAGAGACTGCAACGGCTGGCGATGGAGCCGGACTGCAGAGCTTCTTTCCTTGAAGTGAGACCGCTGATGCAAGTGGGTACAAGTGTCGGGGGTGCATTGCAGCCACGAGTTTAGGTCCAATTCGTAATGCACATCCAGGACTGAATCGGTTATCAAACCAAAAAATGGGCCTGTCGATGGCCAGGTGCATCCCATGACGAAGATGGAAAACTCCCCCACGTCAGAATTTGATGCCAGAAGCCGTCTTCTTGAATGAGGTCGATGCTTCACTCGTTATAATCAGTAGCTGATATTACACCAGGTTCTTGGGCCACCAGCATAAAGGAGAATCAGAGTTGGGGAGCAGCCCTGTGGAATGATTTTAAAGCAGTGAAGATCTATATTCCAATTACAACTCTACCCAAAACATACCAACTCTAATTTTCGAGGTTGGTCAGTACATCGGGTTCATGCAATCATCCTTCTCTATTTGTTCCTATTCCTAAAAGAGTTGTTTTACGTACTATATGTTAATTCAAGTGCGTATTCAGCTCTACAAATTCAGCTGAAGTGCAGAGTTACCTTAAAAACAGGAAAAAGTCCAACGATGTCTTTACCACTTTGAAGGAAACAATGAACACGATGAAAAGATAAATACGCCTTACCTGTCTGAAGGAAACACCCTCACTTCTTCTTGCTTCATAATTTCAGTATGAATTTGACCTACCAATAGAGAAGCACAAATCCTAACATCAAGAACTTCACACTAAATTAAAACATCCCACTGAAATGCATGGGTAGATGCAAAGAGAAGGGAACACGTGGAAATCATTACAAAAAATGCTGAATATCTTTTTGCCACTCTTTGAGTTTCGGTTTTCAGTTGAAGGATAGTAAGTACCTGTCCCAGTAGGGAGAGAAATGGGCTGGTCCATGCTTCTTTCTTCTGTCACTTTACCATTACCATTGGCACTAGGTTTAGGAATAGGTGCCAGACCACTGCTCTTACGCATTATTTTAGCTTTTCTGAGTTATtcgaaaagaaaggaagaatcATCAGACTTTAGTTAAACACAGAAACTGCCCAAATCAGGACTTCCAAGTGtatattaccttataacttttTGCTTCAGAACACCTGACTTGTGCTTCCATGTCCCTTTCCAGCAAAAAGTGAAGGGATGTAAACACGAGCGCTAGAAATTTCATAAAGTATGTAATTAATCAAATAGTTAATAATGAGAACAAAGATCCACCTCCTCACCTGATTTAACACCCAAAGAAGCTGAAGCAGGTTTTCGCTTACCCCTCTCAGCCTTTATGGAAGCAACAACAGAATCAGCAGTAGGCCCTAGACCTTTTCTGCCGATCAATTTTACACCAAGCTTTtcaatgagaaaatttaaCCTCATCCCATCGCCCCCTCTGACCTCCCTCAGCTCAAGCACCTGTTGTTTAGACAACAAAGTGTACACGTGGAGCTGTTGCTGCTGATTAAAGTGTGACTGCAACTGTTGGAAAAGCAATTTATTAGAATGCTGATCAGGCTTTGAATCGCCATGGCTCTTTTTATGAGGCTCATTAAAAGTCACCCTTAAAATTGCAGAAGACTTCGGATCAGAGTTCTTCTGGCTGAAAATAACAGCGAAGCTCCCAAACTCTAAATCGGGCTCTCTAAATAAATCTGTGAGAAGAGACGCACAAGAATGAGCATTCTTCGATAGACTCCTGTCAATCCTCATCCTTGAAGATCGAGCATGAGCATATTGAGCCATATTTGCAGCTTCTCTTAGCCCACTCAGAAAGGCACCATGCATAGTAGCCGGGTATCTTCTAGTGGTGGCCTCTCCTGCAAAGAAAAGTCTACCATCTCCAACACTTTCCGCTAAGATATCATAGTCATCTCCTGATGCGCCGACTGCAACATTAGAGTAAGAACCTAGGCTGAACGGATCACTACCCCACCTGGTGCAGACTGTTTGAATTGGCTCTGGTACAGTAACTCCCTGTGGTTCATAAATACCTGCATTATGCCAAGTGAATGAGAATTATACGGCTAGCAAAAATGCAATGAGCTGGACGAATCAAATCTCTCAGTAGAGACAGAATGGATTGACAATGGACTTCTATAACTATCATATGAGTAGTCCTTATTTGATCAATGAGTTTTGGAAAATAGTCATTCATgaacataaatataaaatgcaTTGAATTAATTCAACTGTTCTGAGGCAGAAACTCAACAGGCAAAATATAGCAGACATAATCTGTGAGATAGTAACAGGTAAATTTTTGTACCAAAAAAGGACCACAGAATTAACAGGCAAAATATGTTACCTTTAAGTATTTGTATAACCTTGGTCACTGCATCAGTTGGCGGCATGCTCTCGAACTTAACAGCAGATTCCCCAGCTACCAGTGCTATCAAAAGAGGACCGCCAGCAACAGTTGCATAGCTGTAAAACAAGAAGAACTCCCCTCGAGTGCTCGAATCATCAGTTAGGTGCCCAAAGGTATCAAGATCAGTGCCCCAGAAAACATACGGGAAAAGCATTGCCACTTTATTCAGCAACCCAAATCCTAGCCTCTTTATACCCTCCAGCTTTCTCTGAGGCAGCTCAGGGACAAACTTTATAGACCCACTCTTTAAAACCCCTAGAGGAACACTACAAAGAGCCATATCACCCTCAAAAACCTGACTCCCTGCAACTACCTGTACGCCGTCACTGCCATATCTAATAGTGTTGACAGTTTTCTCGTACAAGATCGGCACATTTTCGGCCAAAGCCTGTACAAGTTTTCCATTCCCTCCATGCAGGAAGCAATGGTCCCCTCCCATATCATAGGGGTCATCCTGGTCCCAAAATGCAAGAGATAGTTTGGAGAGCAAACCTGCATTTGCATATTCCAAATTGGCGAAATGCCAATTAAACAAGCTCATCTCCTCTGAGTTAACTGCATCCCCATTAACCTGCCGAAAGGTCTCTAACGCAGACCCAAGGGAGACATCCACTGAAACCTCCCCCATCAACTGCCTAAGTCTACTGGCCTTATCCAAAAGTCGGTTAAAAGCAGACTCAACCTTCATATCCAAATCAGGGTTAACAGGCTTCCCGTCAACACTATAAAGTGGGCATTTATCCCTTACTTTGTGAAGAAAATGCCCCAGCTGCCGAGCAACAATTCCTAGCGGGTTACCCAGTGTTCCAGTCAAGACACTCCCACCTAAATCTGCAGCAGCAGACAGTCGATTCCCGCCCTCCATCTTCTTCGTGTAAACCCGCCCACCAGCCCTCTTCCTACCCTCCAAAACAGtcactttgaatccaaacctCATCAACTGTCGGGCTGCAGCCAATCCCGCCAGCCCTGCACCGATAATAATCACAGTAGGCTTGCTTGGCTCCGTAGGAAACTTCTCCTTAATTGCAGCAGAAACCCCGAAATTAATGTATCCACGCGAAACCAAGTAATTATATGCAGAGTCCAAAAGCGTGCTGCAATGCTTAGGAATCACATCAAGGAACATCTCCTTTGAGACCCAGCCAGTCACATTTTCACGCCATTTGGCGATGATGTGGTTCCTAATGAGAATATAATTAACCTGTTCTATCCCGCCGATCACGGGCAGGACACCAAAATCGATTTCCTCATCCGTGAGGGAGTCAGCTGGAAACCCAGCTGATAAAGCGATCAGGGCCTCAGTGGTGGCCTCCTTGTTGATCACGATGATCTCATCAGAGATATCCGGTAACGATTTCGCAGCCGCACCAGCTACTCCCACCCCGATTTCACCCGAATCAGGAGCATAAATCGAAgccgaagaagaagagggtgGAAAGCTAGGGTTACCGTTGGGCAGCGTGGGCAGCTGAAAGGATGGAGGGACATTGCGCTGAGACCTGCCCCGGCGTCGTTTCTTGGGGACGGTGAAAGCGGCAAGTGGATTATACACCGAGCTGAGGTTAGGATTAGGGTTAGGGTCTGAGGGTGGGACTGTGAGGTTTTCAGCCGGGAGTGAAGACGGAGGAGGCGGGATAGGGGTAGGGCTTGTTGGGAGGGGATCGAAGGGGTAGAATTCGAGAGGCGGGAACTCAGCGAACAGATCGGAGGACTCGGTTGGGAAGTTCATGTCAGTTTGCTCCGTtcaagcagagagagagagggcgaGGAAGCTATCTTCTCTCCGGTTGCCGGAAAATTTGAAACGGAGCTACTTAAGTACGTTACCGCCTGGCTGGCGCCGGAGGACGGTGGCGTTGATTCCCGCGGCGGACCGGTCGTGTCCGGGAAGATAAAATTTGTGTTATGtttaattaacttattttcaatttggtTCAGTAGTTACCTTATCAAATTAACCCACAAGATTTAAGTTCATAAACCATATCCTGcagttttttttcctcataatAATAATGGTGTTGAGAGTTTATATTCCacgcaaaaaaataaaaaactaggaagactaataaatttaaaagaaattgaatATTATAACTTACTAATTCGATCTTTTAAATTGGAGATGTATCAAATCACTATTGACCCAGCATGGTACCAGAATTGGCCTAGCATGGTGTCAAAGCTCGagcttttggtttttttttttttgataaataagatAAGAGCTGtattaattcataaaaggTATATCGATCTTTGGATAACCCTCAAACAtacaaaaggaaggaaaatttGACTTATTGCCAAGCTGGCCTAAGTCATGAGCTTGAGAGTTATCAGATCGTGGAATCCAAGTACATTTCCAGTCCCAGAAAAGAGCTAATAATCTAACGATGTCGGAGACTAAAGGTTTGATTTCCCAAGGGGAGCGATGCGGAGAAATAATAGCTTCAATTAGCAGCAGGGCATCCGACCTAATCCAGATCTTCTGCCATCCTTGGTCAAGCGCCACGGAGATTGCGAGCAAGACTGCTCGGGCTTCAGCTTGCAGGGGGGAGGCTGTTTCTGCTTTTGAAATCCATGAGTGTGATGTGAGCCTGTTTGGTTGGATCTAGTTCCTGCAAGGGTGGCGTTTTCTGAGGTCCATGCGGCATCAGTGTGTATGAAGCTCCACTCTGCGGAGAGACTGCTTGCTTCCTCTTCTTGCTGGTCAGATCCCGAAAT from Punica granatum isolate Tunisia-2019 chromosome 2, ASM765513v2, whole genome shotgun sequence includes the following:
- the LOC116195912 gene encoding protein FLOWERING LOCUS D isoform X2, encoding MNFPTESSDLFAEFPPLEFYPFDPLPTSPTPIPPPPSSLPAENLTVPPSDPNPNPNLSSVYNPLAAFTVPKKRRRGRSQRNVPPSFQLPTLPNGNPSFPPSSSSASIYAPDSGEIGVGVAGAAAKSLPDISDEIIVINKEATTEALIALSAGFPADSLTDEEIDFGVLPVIGGIEQVNYILIRNHIIAKWRENVTGWVSKEMFLDVIPKHCSTLLDSAYNYLVSRGYINFGVSAAIKEKFPTEPSKPTVIIIGAGLAGLAAARQLMRFGFKVTVLEGRKRAGGRVYTKKMEGGNRLSAAADLGGSVLTGTLGNPLGIVARQLGHFLHKVRDKCPLYSVDGKPVNPDLDMKVESAFNRLLDKASRLRQLMGEVSVDVSLGSALETFRQVNGDAVNSEEMSLFNWHFANLEYANAGLLSKLSLAFWDQDDPYDMGGDHCFLHGGNGKLVQALAENVPILYEKTVNTIRYGSDGVQVVAGSQVFEGDMALCSVPLGVLKSGSIKFVPELPQRKLEGIKRLGFGLLNKVAMLFPYVFWGTDLDTFGHLTDDSSTRGEFFLFYSYATVAGGPLLIALVAGESAVKFESMPPTDAVTKVIQILKGIYEPQGVTVPEPIQTVCTRWGSDPFSLGSYSNVAVGASGDDYDILAESVGDGRLFFAGEATTRRYPATMHGAFLSGLREAANMAQYAHARSSRMRIDRSLSKNAHSCASLLTDLFREPDLEFGSFAVIFSQKNSDPKSSAILRLQSHFNQQQQLHVYTLLSKQQVLELREVRGGDGMRLNFLIEKLGVKLIGRKGLGPTADSVVASIKAERGKRKPASASLGVKSGTWKHKSGVLKQKVIRKAKIMRKSSGLAPIPKPSANGNGKVTEERSMDQPISLPTGTGQIHTEIMKQEEVRVFPSDRAAPQL
- the LOC116195912 gene encoding protein FLOWERING LOCUS D isoform X1, with translation MNFPTESSDLFAEFPPLEFYPFDPLPTSPTPIPPPPSSLPAENLTVPPSDPNPNPNLSSVYNPLAAFTVPKKRRRGRSQRNVPPSFQLPTLPNGNPSFPPSSSSASIYAPDSGEIGVGVAGAAAKSLPDISDEIIVINKEATTEALIALSAGFPADSLTDEEIDFGVLPVIGGIEQVNYILIRNHIIAKWRENVTGWVSKEMFLDVIPKHCSTLLDSAYNYLVSRGYINFGVSAAIKEKFPTEPSKPTVIIIGAGLAGLAAARQLMRFGFKVTVLEGRKRAGGRVYTKKMEGGNRLSAAADLGGSVLTGTLGNPLGIVARQLGHFLHKVRDKCPLYSVDGKPVNPDLDMKVESAFNRLLDKASRLRQLMGEVSVDVSLGSALETFRQVNGDAVNSEEMSLFNWHFANLEYANAGLLSKLSLAFWDQDDPYDMGGDHCFLHGGNGKLVQALAENVPILYEKTVNTIRYGSDGVQVVAGSQVFEGDMALCSVPLGVLKSGSIKFVPELPQRKLEGIKRLGFGLLNKVAMLFPYVFWGTDLDTFGHLTDDSSTRGEFFLFYSYATVAGGPLLIALVAGESAVKFESMPPTDAVTKVIQILKGIYEPQGVTVPEPIQTVCTRWGSDPFSLGSYSNVAVGASGDDYDILAESVGDGRLFFAGEATTRRYPATMHGAFLSGLREAANMAQYAHARSSRMRIDRSLSKNAHSCASLLTDLFREPDLEFGSFAVIFSQKNSDPKSSAILRVTFNEPHKKSHGDSKPDQHSNKLLFQQLQSHFNQQQQLHVYTLLSKQQVLELREVRGGDGMRLNFLIEKLGVKLIGRKGLGPTADSVVASIKAERGKRKPASASLGVKSGTWKHKSGVLKQKVIRKAKIMRKSSGLAPIPKPSANGNGKVTEERSMDQPISLPTGTGQIHTEIMKQEEVRVFPSDRAAPQL